A portion of the Algisphaera agarilytica genome contains these proteins:
- a CDS encoding phosphatase domain-containing putative toxin — MAESHDEAGTEESSDSKTKTPSKHGWLHWVWPVVLIASLWGVWHEFHEQWFPRNLGPIAEGVVYRSGQIDRRLIYGFLEDHGIERIVVMSNYEYDDPDHVAEKEAAESLGIEVVRHSMRGNGVGTPESYAAVVALIDDAVRNDIPTLVHCSAGAQRTGGTVAAYRLLVEQADPAEVYDEARSYGWDTDDDHTWPAFLNDNMQSIAVLLAEQGVLEQVPDPLPAFGPG, encoded by the coding sequence GTGGCTGAATCCCACGACGAAGCCGGCACCGAAGAATCATCGGACAGCAAAACGAAAACACCTTCGAAACACGGCTGGCTCCACTGGGTCTGGCCGGTAGTTTTGATTGCGTCGCTCTGGGGTGTTTGGCATGAGTTTCACGAGCAGTGGTTCCCGCGCAACCTCGGCCCAATCGCCGAAGGCGTGGTGTATCGCAGCGGCCAGATCGACCGCCGCTTGATCTATGGCTTTCTTGAAGACCACGGGATCGAACGAATCGTCGTGATGAGTAACTACGAATACGACGACCCCGACCACGTTGCGGAGAAAGAGGCTGCGGAGTCGTTGGGGATCGAGGTCGTCCGCCACTCGATGCGTGGCAATGGCGTAGGTACGCCCGAAAGTTACGCGGCGGTGGTGGCATTGATCGACGACGCGGTGCGAAACGATATTCCGACCTTGGTGCACTGCAGTGCCGGCGCACAGCGGACCGGCGGGACGGTCGCCGCCTACCGCTTGCTGGTTGAGCAAGCTGATCCTGCTGAGGTGTACGACGAAGCCAGGTCATACGGGTGGGACACCGACGACGACCACACCTGGCCCGCTTTTCTGAACGACAACATGCAGTCCATCGCAGTTTTGCTGGCTGAGCAAGGTGTATTGGAACAGGTGCCCGATCCACTGCCGGCCTTCGGCCCAGGTTGA
- a CDS encoding UDP-N-acetylglucosamine--N-acetylmuramyl-(pentapeptide) pyrophosphoryl-undecaprenol N-acetylglucosamine transferase, translating into MLLVGGGSGGHIYPNLAVVERLPRNVKPHLVVSQRPLDAQIARDSGLGFTAIPAAPLSVRPKAGLKFLSAYRKGKSATLKLIEETDAQAMIATGGFVSGPAVAAARKAGTPVSLVSLDAVPGRANRFTAKKASDVFSAFPTHAEAKPLPDAEVIGFPLRRAAVAPESAKPQAAREYFGLEPGRKTLLIFAGSQGARTINQAIARLYERGVLGDWQVLHVTGPSAEGLGPEGIPQGAGVALPFCDRMDLAWRAADTALTRAGAGTVGEAWANAVPSVMLPYPFHNDEHQKHNAAPLVDLGGAVVVKDLIDPAENAQQLAQVFASILGDDAKRQQMAQAMRDHRPPDGAQRLADWVTAQVGA; encoded by the coding sequence ATCCTCCTTGTCGGCGGCGGAAGCGGGGGGCACATCTACCCCAACCTCGCGGTGGTCGAACGGCTACCCCGGAACGTGAAGCCGCATCTGGTCGTGTCGCAACGGCCGCTCGACGCCCAGATCGCCCGTGACTCGGGTCTGGGCTTCACCGCCATCCCCGCGGCCCCGTTGAGTGTTCGGCCCAAAGCGGGGCTGAAGTTCCTTAGCGCTTACCGCAAGGGGAAGTCGGCCACGCTGAAGCTGATCGAAGAGACGGACGCCCAAGCGATGATCGCCACCGGGGGTTTCGTCAGCGGCCCGGCGGTCGCGGCGGCCCGCAAGGCGGGGACCCCCGTATCGTTGGTCAGCCTGGACGCGGTTCCGGGCCGGGCAAATCGGTTCACGGCCAAGAAAGCCAGTGATGTGTTCAGCGCGTTTCCGACGCACGCCGAGGCGAAGCCGTTGCCGGATGCCGAGGTGATCGGTTTCCCGCTGCGTCGCGCGGCGGTCGCGCCGGAGAGTGCGAAGCCGCAAGCGGCCCGCGAATACTTCGGGTTGGAACCGGGGCGCAAGACGCTGCTGATCTTCGCGGGGTCGCAGGGGGCGCGGACGATCAACCAGGCGATCGCCCGGCTGTACGAACGCGGCGTGCTCGGGGATTGGCAGGTGCTGCACGTTACGGGGCCCAGCGCGGAAGGCTTGGGGCCCGAAGGCATCCCGCAGGGTGCGGGGGTCGCGCTGCCGTTTTGCGACCGGATGGACCTGGCGTGGCGGGCGGCGGATACGGCGTTGACACGGGCCGGCGCGGGCACGGTGGGCGAGGCGTGGGCCAACGCGGTGCCGAGCGTGATGCTGCCGTACCCGTTCCACAATGACGAGCATCAGAAGCACAACGCCGCGCCGCTGGTCGACCTGGGCGGGGCGGTGGTTGTGAAAGACCTCATCGACCCGGCGGAGAACGCGCAGCAGTTGGCCCAAGTGTTTGCATCCATCCTGGGCGACGATGCGAAACGACAGCAGATGGCACAAGCGATGCGGGACCACCGCCCGCCGGACGGAGCACAACGGCTCGCGGACTGGGTCACGGCTCAAGTGGGTGCCTAA
- a CDS encoding FtsW/RodA/SpoVE family cell cycle protein, producing the protein MPRPTHILLTCVLALLGIGVVMVHSAGVSVASADIDANTYDPSITASGVLAPLLSKNLVYAVMAVGAMLLGSRVDLQGIFSSRGWWNPVWFAVIISLILCGMTLMPGVGKSVNGASRWLVIGPAGSGISFQPSELMKWTLVVGLAWYCARRRGVMHRFWWGLMPGLLLVGLACGLIVIEDLGTAALIGAVAMCVLIAGGARLWQLALMLPFAVGAIVAAIIHSPYRVKRLTAFMDPWADSQGTGYHPIQSMLAFAQGGVEGNGLGQSIQKYYIPEDTTDFVFPIIAEELGFGGAVLVVGLFLTILWVGLGIAKDTPHTFGRLVALGVLLTVGLQAVINIAVVTVVVPTKGIALPLISAGGTGWIFTAFAIGLVASLDNAKALREVEEGEEEAPPTDVANWATPSSPTA; encoded by the coding sequence ATGCCCCGACCCACCCATATCCTGCTGACCTGCGTGCTGGCCCTCTTGGGCATTGGCGTGGTCATGGTCCACTCGGCGGGCGTGAGCGTGGCCTCGGCCGACATCGACGCCAACACCTACGACCCGAGCATCACGGCAAGTGGTGTGCTCGCGCCGCTGCTCAGCAAGAACCTGGTCTATGCCGTGATGGCGGTCGGGGCGATGCTGCTGGGCTCGCGGGTCGACCTGCAGGGCATCTTCAGCTCTCGGGGCTGGTGGAACCCGGTGTGGTTCGCCGTGATCATCTCGCTGATCCTTTGCGGCATGACCCTCATGCCGGGCGTGGGCAAGAGCGTCAACGGTGCTTCGCGCTGGCTGGTCATCGGCCCGGCGGGCAGCGGCATCAGCTTCCAGCCCAGCGAACTCATGAAGTGGACCCTCGTGGTCGGGCTGGCGTGGTACTGCGCCCGGCGTCGCGGGGTGATGCACCGGTTCTGGTGGGGCCTGATGCCCGGCCTGCTGCTGGTGGGCTTGGCCTGCGGGCTGATCGTGATTGAAGACCTGGGCACGGCGGCGCTCATCGGCGCGGTGGCGATGTGTGTGTTGATCGCGGGCGGTGCACGGCTGTGGCAGCTGGCGCTCATGCTACCGTTCGCGGTGGGCGCGATTGTCGCGGCGATCATCCACAGCCCGTACCGCGTCAAACGCCTCACCGCGTTCATGGACCCCTGGGCCGACTCGCAGGGCACCGGCTACCACCCGATCCAATCGATGCTCGCCTTCGCCCAGGGCGGCGTGGAAGGCAACGGCTTGGGGCAATCGATCCAGAAGTACTACATCCCCGAAGATACGACCGACTTCGTCTTCCCCATCATCGCAGAGGAACTCGGCTTCGGCGGGGCGGTGCTGGTCGTGGGCCTCTTCCTCACCATCCTCTGGGTCGGCCTGGGCATCGCCAAGGACACGCCGCACACATTCGGCCGACTGGTTGCGCTCGGCGTGCTGCTCACCGTCGGCCTGCAAGCCGTGATCAACATCGCGGTCGTCACCGTGGTCGTCCCGACCAAAGGCATCGCCCTCCCGCTCATCTCGGCGGGCGGCACGGGGTGGATCTTCACCGCCTTTGCGATTGGCCTGGTTGCTTCGCTGGATAACGCCAAGGCGTTGCGCGAAGTGGAAGAGGGTGAAGAGGAAGCCCCGCCGACTGATGTGGCCAACTGGGCCACCCCATCCTCCCCCACGGCCTAG
- a CDS encoding glucan biosynthesis protein — translation MKEWFSGYDRVGVASALVAGACLLQAVTPVHADAPDLAFEVLVDRARTLSTEPYSNEAAPLPEAIAALDYDGHRDIRCLPENFLWYGGPEPFRVQFRHRGWLFKEDVRLSTVEGDGSQVQPLPFSAERFTYGKIASETVDPESLPGDMGYAGLALHKVEFEKFELDALEVGSDIDTDEAVATMLEGAIEKDGQLVKETFNEFMSIQGGCYFRAIGFGQHWGSSARGIAINTGLPEPEEFPRWAELWVKQPAPGDTSLTLYGLLNGPSVTGAYRFVITPDTTTSMDITSHVFFRQSVRKLGIAPITGMFLFGEESPARFGDYRPEVHDADGLLMQHANGELNWRPLRNPHHTRVSRFAMTNPKGFGLIQRDRDFNHYEDLETEMQIRPSIWVEPKGEWGQGWVELLEIASDDEGIDNIGAYWVPANETELAAGDELTLSYKLEFTQEVRPADGQAMPWVDTRAMLGDGGDEEANAKSLVRTAVSEDAAGKAVARFILDTAPQTALPSGTIVRSDVGVSNGKLAGEPVIQYNKFDHAYRLFFDVIADGTAPVELRATLRGATALDRKKEQAPEGTYDDVVDPDTGPPLSETWLYRWDPQP, via the coding sequence ATGAAAGAATGGTTCTCTGGCTACGACAGAGTCGGTGTGGCGTCGGCATTGGTCGCCGGGGCGTGCCTGCTCCAGGCGGTGACCCCGGTTCATGCCGACGCGCCCGACCTAGCGTTCGAGGTACTGGTGGACCGCGCCCGCACCCTCTCCACCGAGCCCTACTCGAACGAGGCCGCCCCCCTGCCCGAAGCCATCGCCGCGCTCGACTACGACGGCCACCGCGACATCCGCTGCCTGCCGGAGAACTTCCTGTGGTACGGCGGGCCCGAGCCGTTCCGCGTCCAGTTCCGCCACCGCGGCTGGCTGTTTAAAGAAGACGTCCGCCTGTCGACCGTTGAGGGCGACGGGTCGCAGGTCCAACCCCTGCCCTTCTCGGCCGAGCGTTTCACCTACGGCAAGATCGCCTCGGAAACCGTCGACCCCGAATCGCTGCCCGGCGACATGGGCTACGCCGGGCTCGCGCTGCACAAGGTCGAGTTCGAAAAGTTCGAGCTCGACGCTTTGGAAGTCGGCTCTGACATCGATACGGATGAAGCCGTAGCCACAATGTTAGAGGGCGCAATCGAAAAAGACGGCCAACTCGTCAAAGAAACCTTCAACGAGTTCATGTCCATCCAGGGCGGCTGCTACTTCCGGGCCATCGGCTTCGGCCAGCATTGGGGCTCGTCCGCCCGCGGCATCGCGATCAACACCGGCCTGCCCGAACCCGAAGAGTTCCCCCGTTGGGCCGAGCTCTGGGTCAAGCAGCCCGCGCCCGGCGACACGTCGCTGACCCTCTACGGCCTGCTCAACGGGCCGAGCGTCACCGGGGCCTACCGCTTCGTGATCACCCCCGACACCACCACGTCGATGGACATCACCTCGCACGTGTTCTTCCGCCAGTCGGTCCGCAAGCTCGGCATTGCGCCGATCACCGGCATGTTCCTTTTCGGCGAAGAGTCCCCTGCCCGGTTCGGCGACTACCGCCCCGAAGTCCATGATGCCGACGGCCTGCTCATGCAGCACGCAAACGGCGAGCTCAACTGGCGGCCCCTGCGCAACCCGCACCACACCCGCGTCAGCCGATTCGCGATGACCAACCCCAAGGGGTTCGGCCTCATCCAACGCGACCGCGACTTCAACCACTACGAAGACCTCGAAACCGAGATGCAGATCCGCCCGTCGATCTGGGTCGAGCCCAAGGGCGAGTGGGGCCAGGGTTGGGTCGAGCTCCTCGAGATCGCTTCCGACGACGAAGGCATCGACAACATCGGGGCTTACTGGGTCCCCGCCAACGAGACCGAACTGGCCGCCGGCGATGAACTCACATTGTCGTACAAGCTTGAATTCACGCAGGAAGTCCGCCCCGCAGACGGGCAGGCGATGCCCTGGGTCGACACCCGGGCGATGCTCGGCGACGGCGGCGATGAAGAAGCCAACGCCAAGAGCCTGGTCCGCACCGCCGTGAGCGAAGACGCCGCGGGCAAAGCGGTCGCCCGGTTCATCCTCGACACCGCGCCGCAGACCGCCCTGCCCAGCGGCACGATCGTCCGCAGCGACGTGGGCGTGTCCAACGGCAAGCTCGCCGGCGAGCCGGTCATCCAATACAACAAGTTCGACCACGCCTACCGCCTGTTCTTCGACGTCATCGCCGACGGCACCGCCCCCGTCGAACTCCGCGCGACCCTCCGCGGCGCGACCGCGCTGGACCGCAAGAAAGAACAGGCCCCCGAAGGCACCTACGACGACGTGGTCGATCCCGACACGGGCCCGCCGCTCAGCGAAACCTGGCTCTACCGGTGGGACCCCCAGCCATGA
- a CDS encoding RNA polymerase sigma factor, producing MTDTDALHAYVHRRDPDAFAHLVQTYQGLVYSACRRQLDDPADIDDAVQATFIKLAEKAQTIRTSVGSWLYRCALNASTDIGRSTTRRRKRESVYAEQRDVSDDQQARHELQMHIDEALLAVSEEHRQLIVEHFFQGRTQTDLAGEAGVSVAAMSRRVAAAVDAVRGRLKTPAVAMPAAIVTGFLTEQGAAAAVPSALTTSLVKLGVAGIGPATTTSTTSLSLSKIGAFLVTTAKTKPLLSSLIVLGMMLAGSGVVLALNQPSGAAPPSTSPPPVGTPPATPTPPLSLGVVISRAAVDAEIGIFAGEYAKDSETAEESEKRFAFAWHSRVADHVREEVEVPYELIAVIDPGTAEDKLIQQRMDTLGITRTVLGTDAEAIAELDVVLMTSTAELGEGQVQALLEAVRGGTGLLAIGWMPAGGTELLTEGETGYVVTFGAHPAELVINHDVFPGFEVGDSFVVNPNGTVVNPSDVTPLLQLSAEETLRLEEGQRFDMHDFPPGFRFTPLFVNEIGQGRVMYSATAGHMMGGRMPTPIMEATDGGIIADGIAWLAEGKKLAEAAAVSE from the coding sequence ATGACCGACACCGACGCCCTCCACGCCTACGTCCACCGCCGCGACCCCGACGCCTTTGCGCATCTCGTGCAGACGTATCAGGGCCTGGTGTACAGCGCCTGCCGTCGGCAGCTCGACGACCCGGCCGACATCGACGACGCCGTGCAGGCCACGTTCATCAAGCTCGCGGAGAAGGCCCAGACCATCCGCACCAGCGTGGGGTCGTGGCTGTACCGCTGTGCGCTCAACGCCTCGACCGACATCGGCCGGAGCACGACCCGTCGGCGGAAGCGCGAATCGGTTTACGCCGAGCAGCGTGATGTTTCCGACGACCAGCAGGCCCGCCACGAATTGCAGATGCACATCGACGAGGCGTTGCTGGCGGTCTCCGAAGAGCACCGCCAACTGATTGTCGAGCACTTTTTCCAGGGGCGGACGCAGACAGACCTCGCCGGTGAAGCGGGCGTCAGCGTCGCTGCGATGAGCCGACGGGTCGCCGCGGCGGTCGACGCGGTGCGTGGGCGACTCAAGACCCCGGCCGTGGCGATGCCCGCGGCGATCGTCACCGGGTTCCTCACCGAACAAGGCGCCGCCGCCGCGGTGCCCAGCGCACTCACCACCTCGTTGGTCAAGCTGGGCGTTGCGGGCATCGGGCCGGCGACGACCACCTCAACCACTTCCCTGTCTCTCAGCAAAATCGGAGCATTCCTCGTGACCACCGCGAAAACCAAACCGTTGCTTTCTTCTCTCATCGTTCTGGGCATGATGCTCGCGGGCAGCGGCGTTGTGCTTGCGCTCAACCAGCCGAGCGGCGCTGCGCCGCCTTCGACCTCGCCGCCGCCCGTCGGCACGCCGCCAGCCACGCCCACGCCGCCCTTGAGCCTGGGCGTGGTGATCAGCCGGGCGGCGGTCGATGCCGAGATCGGAATCTTCGCCGGCGAGTACGCCAAGGATTCTGAAACAGCCGAGGAATCTGAGAAACGTTTCGCCTTCGCCTGGCACAGCCGGGTGGCCGACCACGTCCGCGAAGAAGTGGAAGTGCCCTACGAATTAATCGCGGTGATCGACCCCGGCACGGCCGAGGACAAGCTGATCCAGCAACGCATGGATACGCTGGGCATCACGCGCACCGTCCTTGGAACCGACGCCGAGGCGATCGCCGAGCTCGATGTGGTGCTGATGACGTCGACCGCAGAGCTCGGCGAGGGGCAGGTCCAGGCGTTGCTGGAAGCGGTGCGCGGGGGCACGGGGCTGCTGGCCATCGGCTGGATGCCTGCCGGCGGCACCGAACTTCTGACCGAGGGCGAGACGGGTTATGTGGTCACCTTCGGTGCTCACCCGGCCGAGCTCGTGATCAATCACGACGTCTTCCCCGGGTTCGAGGTCGGCGACTCGTTTGTGGTCAACCCCAACGGCACCGTGGTGAACCCCTCGGATGTGACGCCGCTGCTTCAGCTCTCGGCCGAGGAGACGCTGCGTTTGGAAGAAGGGCAGCGTTTCGATATGCACGACTTCCCCCCAGGTTTCCGGTTTACGCCGTTGTTTGTGAATGAGATCGGGCAGGGCCGTGTGATGTACAGCGCGACCGCGGGGCACATGATGGGTGGCCGGATGCCGACCCCGATCATGGAAGCCACCGACGGCGGCATCATCGCCGACGGCATCGCCTGGCTCGCTGAGGGCAAGAAACTTGCCGAGGCCGCGGCGGTGAGTGAGTGA
- a CDS encoding polyprenyl synthetase family protein, whose translation MNTDTSSQIGMPQDQLVVEINAKLRDYVAQRGLPRNLADALLYSGLGPGKRVRPTLVVRSYEAVHGPLTDGPMPEALLAAAVGIEMVHAFSLVHDDLPAMDDDDLRRGRPTLHKHTNEAMAILAGDGLLALSFELVTRNVNDPALGLALVGELATATNDMIAGQVYDTLPEDDGVEGIDRLIRIHRNKTGALLRGSARMGGRCAGADASQIEALTRYADTVGLMFQVVDDLLDITSDAASMGKATQKDAEAGKLTYPGLMGVEGAQAEVQRLQAEAHEALEPLGAAAEPLRRLADDLAVRRK comes from the coding sequence ATGAATACCGACACCTCGTCCCAGATCGGCATGCCGCAAGACCAGCTCGTCGTTGAGATCAACGCGAAGCTGCGTGACTATGTCGCTCAGCGTGGCCTGCCACGCAACCTGGCCGACGCCCTTCTGTACTCGGGGCTGGGGCCGGGCAAGCGTGTGCGGCCGACGCTGGTGGTGCGCAGCTACGAGGCGGTTCACGGCCCGCTCACCGACGGCCCGATGCCCGAGGCGTTGCTCGCCGCGGCGGTCGGGATCGAGATGGTCCACGCCTTCAGCCTGGTGCACGACGACCTGCCGGCGATGGACGACGATGACCTGCGTCGCGGTCGGCCAACGCTGCACAAACACACCAACGAGGCGATGGCGATCCTCGCCGGGGACGGCCTCTTAGCCTTGAGCTTCGAGTTGGTGACCCGGAACGTGAACGACCCAGCTCTCGGGCTGGCGCTGGTCGGTGAACTGGCCACAGCGACCAACGACATGATCGCCGGCCAGGTGTACGACACATTGCCCGAGGACGACGGCGTCGAGGGGATCGATCGCCTGATCCGCATCCACCGCAACAAGACCGGGGCCCTGCTCCGCGGCTCGGCCCGGATGGGTGGGCGGTGTGCGGGGGCCGATGCATCGCAGATCGAGGCTTTGACACGCTACGCCGATACGGTGGGGCTGATGTTCCAGGTGGTGGACGACTTGCTGGATATCACCTCGGACGCCGCGTCGATGGGCAAGGCGACCCAGAAAGACGCCGAGGCGGGGAAACTGACCTACCCGGGCCTGATGGGGGTGGAGGGTGCTCAGGCGGAGGTTCAGCGGCTGCAGGCCGAGGCCCACGAGGCCCTGGAGCCCCTGGGGGCGGCTGCGGAGCCGTTGCGCAGATTGGCGGATGACCTGGCGGTGCGTCGAAAGTAA
- the dxs gene encoding 1-deoxy-D-xylulose-5-phosphate synthase, giving the protein MPEALLPTIHGPRDLKKLAPDQLPQLASEIRHEICEQVSKTGGHLAPNLGVVELTIALHYVFDFGHDRLLFDVGHQCYPHKLLTGRLGLLDKLRQKDGMSGFPEPKESEFDLFSVGHAGTAISTAVGMARGDDVLAGGKGESDRSVVSLIGDASIVNGLALEGLNNAGTLHRQFLTVLNDNGMSISQPQGAMAGYFDRVRVSPTYHDLKRRGKEVLDRIPGGSILEEVYHRGGEMLKAMISDGHMFEHFGHICIGPVDGHDFPTLIPTLAEIKDIDRPVLLHVKTIKGKGYEFAEGDATKFHSPKPFKREGCRVEIDSGGRSFTAAYADAMLDVMANDEKVYAVTAAMGPGTGVDKLIEKFPERTLDTGICESHAMDMCAGLAKSGLKPFFAVYSTFSQRALDQVFQEVALQGLPVRVCMDRAGYVGGDGAVHHGFMDIAMFRTFPDVVLMAASDEDSLRGALAFMRDHDAGASFLRYPRANVAEQPVEENTTPFELGKAVCIQPAKTDKPDLAILAYGTTVIDARSALPMLREHELDVAIYDARFAKPVDIALVTTLLEAGTPILTVEDHLVDGGFGSAVLEAANAASLDTRLIHRHGMPATWVGPDSRTNQLAGANLDAAGIAQRARSVIQSAKSLRATMPGVSVERG; this is encoded by the coding sequence ATGCCCGAAGCCCTCTTACCCACGATTCACGGCCCGCGTGACCTCAAAAAGCTCGCGCCCGATCAGCTCCCCCAGCTGGCCAGCGAGATCCGCCACGAGATCTGCGAGCAGGTCTCCAAGACCGGCGGCCACCTCGCGCCCAACCTCGGCGTGGTCGAGCTGACCATCGCTCTGCATTACGTCTTCGATTTCGGGCACGACCGGCTGCTGTTCGACGTCGGCCACCAGTGCTACCCCCACAAGCTGCTCACCGGCCGGCTGGGCCTGCTCGACAAGCTGCGTCAGAAAGACGGAATGTCCGGCTTCCCCGAGCCCAAGGAATCCGAGTTCGACCTGTTCAGCGTCGGCCACGCCGGCACCGCGATCAGCACGGCCGTGGGCATGGCCCGCGGCGACGATGTTCTGGCGGGTGGCAAAGGCGAATCCGATCGCAGTGTGGTCTCGCTCATCGGCGACGCTTCGATCGTCAACGGCCTGGCGCTCGAAGGCCTCAACAACGCCGGCACGCTGCACCGCCAGTTCCTCACCGTCCTCAACGACAACGGCATGTCCATCAGCCAGCCCCAGGGCGCGATGGCCGGCTACTTCGACCGGGTCCGCGTCAGCCCGACGTACCACGACCTGAAGCGTCGCGGCAAGGAAGTCCTCGACCGCATCCCCGGCGGCTCGATCCTCGAAGAGGTCTACCACCGCGGCGGCGAGATGCTCAAGGCGATGATCTCCGACGGGCACATGTTCGAGCACTTCGGCCACATCTGTATCGGCCCGGTGGACGGCCACGACTTCCCGACGCTGATCCCCACGCTCGCCGAGATCAAAGACATCGACCGCCCGGTGCTCCTGCACGTCAAGACGATCAAGGGCAAAGGCTACGAGTTTGCCGAGGGCGACGCGACCAAGTTCCACTCGCCCAAGCCGTTCAAGCGCGAGGGCTGCCGGGTCGAGATCGACAGCGGCGGGCGGTCGTTCACCGCGGCTTATGCGGACGCGATGCTGGACGTGATGGCGAACGATGAGAAGGTCTACGCCGTCACCGCGGCGATGGGGCCGGGCACGGGCGTCGACAAGCTGATCGAAAAATTCCCCGAACGCACCCTCGACACCGGCATCTGCGAATCGCACGCGATGGACATGTGTGCGGGCCTCGCCAAGAGCGGGCTCAAGCCGTTCTTCGCGGTGTACTCAACGTTTTCGCAGCGGGCGCTCGACCAGGTGTTCCAGGAAGTCGCGCTGCAGGGCTTGCCGGTCCGGGTCTGCATGGACCGGGCGGGCTACGTCGGCGGCGACGGTGCGGTGCACCACGGCTTCATGGATATCGCGATGTTCCGCACTTTCCCCGATGTGGTCCTGATGGCGGCTTCAGATGAAGATTCGCTTCGGGGCGCGTTGGCGTTCATGAGAGACCACGACGCGGGAGCGAGCTTCCTGCGTTACCCCCGGGCCAATGTCGCCGAGCAGCCGGTGGAAGAAAACACCACGCCGTTTGAACTGGGCAAGGCGGTTTGCATCCAGCCGGCGAAGACCGACAAGCCGGACCTGGCCATCCTTGCCTACGGCACCACGGTGATCGACGCACGCTCGGCCCTCCCGATGCTGCGTGAACACGAACTCGATGTCGCGATCTACGACGCCCGCTTCGCCAAGCCCGTGGATATCGCTTTGGTCACGACGTTGCTCGAGGCCGGCACGCCGATCCTCACCGTCGAAGACCACCTGGTCGACGGCGGCTTCGGCAGCGCGGTCCTCGAAGCCGCCAACGCCGCAAGCCTCGACACCCGGCTGATCCACCGCCACGGCATGCCCGCCACCTGGGTCGGCCCCGACAGCCGAACGAACCAGCTTGCCGGCGCGAATCTCGACGCGGCGGGCATCGCCCAGCGTGCTCGGTCGGTGATCCAGTCGGCCAAGTCGTTGCGCGCCACCATGCCGGGGGTTTCGGTTGAGCGTGGCTGA